A region of the Desulfobacter postgatei 2ac9 genome:
TGAACGCAGTAACCGGACTTCAGGGAGATGAGACAATTACGGATGTTGTAATCATGAATCCCTACAATGAGCGGGAATTCATGGATGACAAGCTCTCAATTGTGGATATAAAGGCAAAGTGTCAGAATGATTTCAAATATCAGGTGGAGATCCAACTTGCTGTTTATCCTGCACTTCCATCAAGGATAATCTATAACTGGAGCACAATCTACCACTCCCAGCTCACAAAACAGCAAGGCAATTACATTGAACTCAAGCCGGTATTTTCAATCTGGATTCTTGACAGTCCGCTTTTTAAAGATGCCGGGACATATCATCTGAAATTCAGGCTTCATGATTCAGAAAATAACATCTCATTAAGTGACCATCTGACAATTCATCTGCTTCAGCTCTCTCTTTTTGATGAACATAAAAATTTACCTGAGGATGTGAAAGTAGAGTGCGCGGAATTAACCCCTTTCTTTTAAAGCAACCCTGAGAATGGAAAATTTATGCTTATTCGATCTAAAGCACCTTTAAGACTTGGCCTAGCGGGAGGGGGAACCGATGTTCCCCCATATTGCGATTTATATGTTGGCTATGTATTGAATGCAACTATTGACTTGTATGCTCATTGTACGATTGAAACCCATAATTTAAACAAAATAACATTCAGAGCTGAAGACAGAAACCAGGCGTTTGAGTCGGATGCTGTTTCCTTTCTAAATCCCGATGGGATACTGGATTTGCATAAAGGTATTTATAATAAAATTGTATCTAAATTCAATGATGGCAAACCTCTTTCTTTTACCATGACAACTTATTCAGATGCCCCATCCGGAAGTGGGCTTGGAGGCAGTTCAACCATGGTTGTCGCTATGATAAAAGCATTTGTTGAATGGCTGCACTTACCGCTTGGGGATTATGACATTGCAAAATTGGCCTTTGAAATTGAACGGGAAGATATCGGTATTATTGGCGGTTCTCAAGATCAATATGCAGCTACTTTTGGGGGGTTTAATTTTATTGAATTTTATGAAAATAAGCGGGTTATAGTAAATCCTTTACGGATAAAAAATTGGATTGTTGATGAGCTTGAAAGTTCTTTTGTTCTCTATTTTACAGGTATAACCAGAAGTGCGTCAATTATCGAAGAAGAAAAGTCAAACGCGATAAGAAAGGACTCAGTTGCGCTTGAGGCAATGCACGATGTAAAAAACAAAGCCCTTTTAATGAAAGAATCGATTCTTAAAGGTGATATAAAAAGCTTTGCCGAGATTTTAGGTCATTCCTGGGAATCTAAAAAAAAGATGGCAGCTTCAGTATCAAACAAGGATATAAACCATATTTATGAAACAGCCATTGAAAATGGCGCATATAGCGGGAAAATCAGCGGTGCAGGTGGTGGTGGATTTATGTTTTTTATAGTAGACCCAATAAAAAAAATAAAGCTGATTAATACGTTAAATACCTTGGGGGGTAAAGTTATCAATTTTCATTTCACACAATCCGGTACAAAAGGATGGCTAATAATATAATAGACTTTATAACATAACAAACTGGTCATAAACATTCAAAAGCGGAGGGAAGATGAAAGCTGTAATTTTAGCTGGTGGACTTGGTACCAGGATTGCCGAAGAAACCAGCGTCAAACCCAAACCTATGGTGGAAATCGGCGGTAAGCCGATCCTGTGGCACATCATGAAAATATACAGTTACTATGGTATCAATGATTTTGTCATCTGTCTCGGATACAAAGGGTATGTGATAAAGGAGTACTTTGCCAACTATTTTCTGCACTCTTCCGATGTAACCTTTGACATGCGTACAAATTCCATGGAGGTACTCCAGCAGCATGCCGAACCCTGGCGGGTCACCCTCGTGGATACTGGAGAAAACACCATGATTGGCGGCCGCATCAAACGAATTATTGACAATGATTATATTGATGGGGACACGTTCTGCCTGACCTATGGCGATGGCGTGTGCGATATAAATATCAAAGCGTTGATCTCCTTTCATGAAAATGAAGGCAGAATGGTCACAGTTACAGGCGTTCAGCCCCCGGGGCGTTTTGGAGCCATTGAGTATGCGGACAATAAGGTTACGGGATTTAAAGAGAAACCCCAGGGAGATGGCGGTTGGATTAATGGTGGTTTTTTTGTACTCTCTCCGAAAGTCGCAGACTACATTAAAGACGATGAAACTGTCTGGGAGAAGGAACCCATGGAAAAATTGGCTGCTGAAAGCAATCTTTCCCTTTTCAAGCACGACGGCTTTTGGCATCCGATGGATACGTTGCGGGATAAACGATACCTTGAGTCCTTATGGCAGGCCGATAAGGCACCATGGAAAATTTGGTAAAAATCCAATTAAATTTGTCAGTCTCGAATAAATAATGACAATCTGAGCATACTGCTTGGGATGAAAACAGGAGAAAAAATGAGGATATTGATTACCGGA
Encoded here:
- the rfbF gene encoding glucose-1-phosphate cytidylyltransferase — its product is MKAVILAGGLGTRIAEETSVKPKPMVEIGGKPILWHIMKIYSYYGINDFVICLGYKGYVIKEYFANYFLHSSDVTFDMRTNSMEVLQQHAEPWRVTLVDTGENTMIGGRIKRIIDNDYIDGDTFCLTYGDGVCDINIKALISFHENEGRMVTVTGVQPPGRFGAIEYADNKVTGFKEKPQGDGGWINGGFFVLSPKVADYIKDDETVWEKEPMEKLAAESNLSLFKHDGFWHPMDTLRDKRYLESLWQADKAPWKIW
- a CDS encoding Rpn family recombination-promoting nuclease/putative transposase: MKEQPEVDCVFKALLGSEKNKNLLIHFLNAVTGLQGDETITDVVIMNPYNEREFMDDKLSIVDIKAKCQNDFKYQVEIQLAVYPALPSRIIYNWSTIYHSQLTKQQGNYIELKPVFSIWILDSPLFKDAGTYHLKFRLHDSENNISLSDHLTIHLLQLSLFDEHKNLPEDVKVECAELTPFF
- a CDS encoding GHMP family kinase ATP-binding protein, whose amino-acid sequence is MLIRSKAPLRLGLAGGGTDVPPYCDLYVGYVLNATIDLYAHCTIETHNLNKITFRAEDRNQAFESDAVSFLNPDGILDLHKGIYNKIVSKFNDGKPLSFTMTTYSDAPSGSGLGGSSTMVVAMIKAFVEWLHLPLGDYDIAKLAFEIEREDIGIIGGSQDQYAATFGGFNFIEFYENKRVIVNPLRIKNWIVDELESSFVLYFTGITRSASIIEEEKSNAIRKDSVALEAMHDVKNKALLMKESILKGDIKSFAEILGHSWESKKKMAASVSNKDINHIYETAIENGAYSGKISGAGGGGFMFFIVDPIKKIKLINTLNTLGGKVINFHFTQSGTKGWLII